A single genomic interval of Rubripirellula reticaptiva harbors:
- a CDS encoding BlaI/MecI/CopY family transcriptional regulator translates to MGRYQKKQRSLAPREEQIMSVVYRLGTATVAEVREQLSDPPSYSAVRTMLGKLEEKKLLCRDRSNITHCYSPTQSRRKAGLSAVRNLFDTFFQDSPADALAMLIDDSAKSLSDDDIERLEKAIAAARKGEK, encoded by the coding sequence ATGGGAAGATATCAAAAGAAGCAGCGTTCGCTGGCCCCTCGAGAAGAACAGATCATGAGTGTTGTGTACCGGTTGGGTACCGCGACGGTGGCCGAAGTGCGAGAGCAGTTGTCGGATCCGCCGAGCTATTCAGCGGTTCGCACCATGCTCGGCAAACTCGAAGAAAAAAAACTACTGTGTCGTGATCGCAGCAATATCACTCATTGCTACTCACCGACTCAGTCGCGTCGCAAAGCCGGCTTGTCGGCAGTACGAAATCTCTTTGATACGTTCTTCCAAGATTCGCCCGCTGATGCCTTGGCCATGTTGATTGATGACTCCGCGAAGAGTCTCAGCGACGACGACATTGAGCGTCTCGAAAAAGCCATCGCCGCTGCTCGCAAGGGAGAAAAGTAG
- the xseA gene encoding exodeoxyribonuclease VII large subunit has protein sequence MNPPVEHAVSVSELTHHIKAILEGTFPSIWVAGEISDLSRPRSGHMYFTLKDDNAHIRGVIWRGTASRMDVDIEDGQSVFCFGDVEVYAARGTYQLVIRKVQLQGIGKLQKAFQQLQAKLDAEGLFAAERKKMLPRNPRRIAVITSQSGAAIRDFLEAASSRFRGVEIVVIPAIVQGPTAAPSIVRAIKQAHQYSPSFDALILTRGGGSLEDLWCFNEESVVRAVAAAVIPTISAVGHEIDVTLCDLAADLRALTPTDAATRVLPDAKMLDRSVIELERRLNRSAQMMIESRALWLEQLASRPAIRRPHEIVHLRSRYLDELDARARRSMFAKIRLGGAELATQAASLSALSPLSVLTRGYSVTLDPQGNAIQDSNQVSVGDSIRTRVHRGEIQSVVTSVNQD, from the coding sequence TTGAACCCGCCCGTCGAGCACGCCGTCTCTGTCAGCGAACTGACGCATCACATCAAAGCTATTTTGGAAGGAACGTTCCCGTCGATTTGGGTGGCCGGTGAGATCTCGGATCTGTCGCGTCCACGCAGTGGTCACATGTACTTCACCTTGAAAGATGACAATGCGCACATCCGAGGTGTGATTTGGCGTGGCACCGCGTCGCGAATGGACGTGGATATCGAAGACGGTCAATCCGTTTTCTGTTTTGGTGACGTCGAAGTCTACGCGGCGCGTGGCACTTACCAATTGGTGATTCGAAAAGTCCAATTGCAAGGCATCGGAAAACTGCAAAAAGCTTTTCAGCAATTGCAAGCCAAGTTGGATGCCGAGGGTTTATTTGCGGCCGAACGAAAGAAGATGTTGCCGCGAAACCCTCGCCGCATCGCTGTCATCACCAGCCAGAGTGGCGCTGCGATCCGCGATTTTCTAGAGGCGGCATCAAGTCGATTTCGAGGCGTTGAGATCGTTGTCATTCCCGCGATCGTGCAAGGCCCAACCGCCGCTCCTTCGATCGTCCGCGCGATCAAGCAAGCGCACCAGTACTCACCTTCCTTTGACGCATTGATCCTGACTCGGGGCGGTGGCAGCTTGGAAGACCTGTGGTGTTTCAACGAAGAATCGGTGGTTCGTGCGGTTGCCGCGGCCGTGATTCCGACCATTTCGGCGGTCGGGCACGAGATCGACGTCACGCTCTGTGACCTAGCCGCGGACCTGCGAGCGCTGACGCCAACCGACGCAGCGACTCGAGTGCTGCCCGATGCCAAGATGCTTGATCGCAGCGTCATCGAACTCGAGCGACGGCTGAATCGTTCGGCTCAGATGATGATCGAGTCCCGAGCTTTGTGGTTGGAACAGCTAGCGTCACGACCGGCCATCCGAAGGCCTCACGAAATCGTTCATCTTCGCTCGCGTTACTTGGATGAACTTGACGCTCGTGCCCGCCGTTCGATGTTCGCCAAGATTCGTTTAGGCGGTGCCGAGTTGGCCACTCAAGCGGCTTCGCTTTCGGCGCTGTCGCCGCTTAGCGTGTTGACTCGCGGGTACAGCGTGACGCTTGATCCGCAAGGAAACGCGATCCAAGATTCGAACCAAGTCAGCGTCGGTGACTCGATTCGAACTCGGGTTCATCGAGGCGAAATACAGTCGGTCGTCACATCGGTAAACCAAGACTGA
- a CDS encoding RNA polymerase sigma factor — MSSAAGPSNPQASPTAHFGDRSFVTRVVEGEAAAWRKFVMGYQSLVRSRVADVSSAFGRGEDDEAIDDATAEVFAALVSHDSAPLKAYQGRSSLATYIAVIATRSATRYFARNRLVVHEDETDSTESNTGDGHHDHVARTINAGQQRRIQKLIDRLPPKERSVIALFHLQGQSYAQISQKLEIPIGSIGPTLRQAEKNLRQWMEEEEA, encoded by the coding sequence ATGTCCAGCGCGGCAGGTCCGTCCAATCCCCAAGCTTCACCGACAGCGCATTTCGGCGACCGCTCGTTTGTGACGCGAGTCGTCGAAGGCGAAGCCGCGGCGTGGCGTAAATTTGTTATGGGATACCAATCGCTGGTCCGGTCGCGCGTAGCGGACGTATCGTCAGCATTCGGTCGTGGCGAAGATGACGAGGCGATTGACGACGCGACGGCCGAAGTCTTTGCCGCGCTCGTGTCCCATGATTCGGCGCCACTAAAGGCCTATCAGGGGCGGTCATCGCTAGCGACCTATATCGCGGTAATCGCGACGCGTAGCGCCACTCGCTACTTTGCACGAAATCGATTGGTTGTGCACGAAGACGAGACCGACTCAACTGAATCGAATACCGGCGACGGACATCATGACCACGTCGCTAGAACCATCAACGCCGGTCAACAACGCCGCATTCAAAAACTGATCGATCGCTTGCCACCGAAAGAACGTAGCGTGATTGCCTTGTTCCACTTGCAGGGCCAAAGCTACGCTCAGATCAGCCAAAAACTTGAAATCCCCATTGGGTCGATCGGACCAACCCTGCGCCAAGCCGAAAAGAATCTGCGGCAGTGGATGGAAGAGGAAGAAGCCTGA
- a CDS encoding thioredoxin domain-containing protein, which yields MFFSIRYFLLVLWCLATGAGFVAIERYAHTPAQLNHQIDRWPASSHLQTAHGKPTLVMFAHPHCPCTRASMNELSRILSQCEGQVTASVVFLEFESIDKPVKQSGLWRQAMAIPHLHVAVDHQQIISRLFQARSSGETFLFQANGNLSYHGGITLSRGHEGDNTGHDAIVSILTKGTSHRSMGPVYGCSLSSPRTEE from the coding sequence ATGTTTTTTTCAATACGATATTTTCTATTGGTGCTTTGGTGCCTTGCCACTGGCGCAGGTTTCGTTGCGATCGAGCGATACGCGCACACACCAGCCCAACTGAATCATCAGATCGACCGATGGCCGGCTAGCAGTCATTTGCAAACGGCGCACGGGAAACCAACGCTGGTGATGTTCGCGCATCCTCATTGCCCATGCACTCGCGCTAGCATGAATGAGTTATCTCGGATTTTGTCGCAGTGTGAAGGACAGGTCACTGCATCGGTAGTGTTCCTTGAGTTCGAATCCATCGACAAACCTGTAAAGCAATCAGGTCTATGGCGACAGGCAATGGCGATTCCTCATTTGCACGTTGCGGTAGACCATCAGCAAATCATTAGCAGGCTATTTCAGGCTCGTAGTTCCGGCGAGACATTTTTGTTCCAGGCAAACGGAAATTTGTCTTACCACGGGGGCATTACACTGTCGCGCGGTCACGAAGGCGACAACACGGGGCATGATGCGATCGTTTCAATTCTGACGAAGGGAACCAGTCATCGAAGCATGGGCCCGGTGTACGGTTGCTCTCTCAGTAGTCCTCGGACAGAGGAATGA
- a CDS encoding response regulator, translating into MSNALKENSPLDDSILSRARVLFAEQQHEIFRHTDRLFAILMVVQWLGAIVAAVVIAPTTWQGASSYIHFHVWCAIFLGGTLTVLPVFLAWRRPGEVMTRHVIAMAQILFSSLLIHLTGGRIETHFHIFGSLAFLAMYRDWKVLVSATAIVVVDHLGRGLYWPQSVFGVASAPLWRSFEHAAWALFEDFFLFLSCRHSVREMWLGALRGAKLEIINHSIEATMAERAAVADALEHAKNAAETADRAKSEFLANMSHEIRTPLNGIIGFTDLLMRNTTCSETERRDYLGSIRTSGRHLLGLINDILDLSKIEASAIEVEHLRCSPHQVICEVISLMRVQAHNKQLEIAYAWHSEVPCTIETDPTKLRQLLINIVGNAIKFTEKGSVRIDARLDRTGDHPVLVLQVVDTGIGIPADKQSGVFAPFVQGESSISRRFGGTGLGLTISRHIAHALGGELTFSSELGVGTTFTASIATGSLDDVEMNEAPIGDSLSSRSSELATAKRVIPHGKVLLVEDGEVNRKLIVAILSSEGIDITTAENGKTGSDLAITNDFDLILMDMQMPVMDGYAATARLRQAGITTPIIALTAHAMSSDHRKCKNAGCSGYLRKPIETDLLLDAIADALQSKVEATIKTSFNDSVNAVTDSGAGLEGRRLTPTSLHSTLPTENPDFAAVVVEFASFLGQQIEELRQASVASDIAAISRITHLLKGSAGSAGFADFDPSVRRLETVVVDGKLHDLESILSELRQLADCIVVPELKEATV; encoded by the coding sequence ATGTCGAATGCATTAAAAGAAAATTCCCCGCTGGATGACTCGATCCTAAGTCGTGCAAGGGTCTTGTTTGCCGAGCAGCAGCACGAGATCTTTCGGCATACCGATCGGTTATTTGCGATCCTGATGGTGGTTCAGTGGCTTGGTGCTATCGTAGCCGCGGTCGTGATCGCGCCAACGACGTGGCAAGGTGCGTCCAGCTACATTCATTTTCACGTTTGGTGCGCCATATTTCTGGGCGGCACGCTAACGGTGCTTCCTGTTTTTCTCGCTTGGCGAAGGCCCGGCGAGGTGATGACTCGGCACGTGATTGCGATGGCGCAAATCTTGTTCTCAAGCTTGTTGATTCACTTGACCGGCGGCCGAATCGAGACTCACTTTCACATTTTCGGCTCTCTCGCTTTTCTAGCAATGTATCGCGATTGGAAAGTGTTGGTTTCGGCCACCGCCATTGTGGTCGTTGATCACCTAGGGCGAGGACTATACTGGCCACAGTCTGTTTTTGGTGTGGCTTCGGCTCCTCTTTGGCGATCGTTCGAGCACGCCGCCTGGGCCCTGTTCGAAGACTTTTTCCTGTTTTTGTCCTGTCGTCATAGTGTCCGCGAAATGTGGCTCGGGGCGTTGCGCGGAGCGAAATTGGAAATCATCAATCACAGTATCGAAGCGACGATGGCCGAGCGTGCTGCGGTCGCCGATGCACTGGAACACGCCAAGAACGCAGCGGAAACGGCTGACCGAGCCAAGAGTGAATTCTTGGCCAACATGAGTCACGAGATTCGCACGCCACTAAACGGAATCATCGGGTTTACCGATTTGTTGATGCGGAACACGACCTGCAGTGAAACCGAACGACGTGACTATCTAGGCAGCATTCGTACTAGCGGACGTCATTTGTTGGGATTGATCAACGATATTCTTGATCTGTCAAAGATTGAAGCCAGTGCGATCGAAGTTGAACACCTTCGTTGTTCACCCCATCAAGTGATTTGCGAAGTGATCAGCTTGATGCGCGTCCAGGCTCACAACAAACAGCTTGAAATCGCGTACGCCTGGCACAGTGAAGTGCCTTGCACGATTGAAACGGATCCGACAAAGCTGCGCCAACTGCTGATCAATATCGTGGGCAACGCGATCAAGTTCACTGAAAAGGGCAGTGTTCGAATCGACGCTCGTTTAGACCGAACCGGCGATCACCCAGTTTTGGTTCTACAGGTGGTCGATACGGGAATCGGCATTCCAGCGGATAAACAAAGTGGCGTTTTTGCACCGTTTGTTCAGGGTGAAAGTTCGATCTCCAGGCGATTCGGCGGAACAGGGCTAGGGCTCACGATCAGTCGGCATATTGCTCACGCCCTGGGTGGCGAGTTGACCTTCAGCAGTGAGCTGGGTGTCGGCACTACATTCACTGCGTCGATCGCGACCGGTTCGCTTGATGATGTTGAAATGAATGAGGCGCCAATCGGCGATTCTTTATCGTCTCGATCGAGTGAGCTCGCAACGGCAAAACGCGTCATCCCGCATGGCAAGGTCTTGTTGGTCGAAGACGGTGAAGTGAACCGCAAACTGATTGTTGCAATTCTGTCCAGCGAAGGCATCGACATTACGACCGCGGAAAACGGAAAGACGGGATCGGATCTCGCGATCACAAATGATTTTGACCTGATCTTGATGGATATGCAGATGCCAGTGATGGACGGCTATGCCGCGACCGCGCGATTGCGCCAGGCTGGGATCACTACGCCGATCATTGCATTGACCGCACACGCGATGAGCAGCGACCATCGCAAATGCAAGAATGCGGGTTGCAGCGGATACTTGCGCAAGCCAATTGAAACGGATTTGCTGCTTGATGCCATTGCCGATGCGTTGCAAAGCAAAGTTGAGGCAACGATCAAAACTTCATTCAACGACTCGGTCAACGCGGTGACCGATTCGGGGGCCGGGTTAGAGGGGCGTCGGTTAACGCCAACGTCGCTGCATTCAACGCTGCCGACCGAAAATCCAGATTTTGCCGCGGTTGTCGTTGAGTTTGCTAGTTTCCTGGGCCAGCAAATCGAAGAACTCCGTCAGGCAAGTGTTGCGAGTGACATCGCTGCAATTTCCAGGATTACCCATCTGTTGAAAGGCAGCGCGGGCAGCGCTGGATTCGCTGACTTTGATCCATCCGTTCGACGTCTCGAAACCGTTGTGGTTGACGGAAAATTGCACGACCTTGAATCGATCCTTTCCGAGTTGAGGCAACTGGCTGATTGCATCGTTGTTCCAGAATTGAAGGAGGCGACGGTATGA
- a CDS encoding HD domain-containing phosphohydrolase: MTMATMDHQSPCRLVEAINANIMVVDDVSMNISVVCAHLRGEGYERFIKVCDPSQAIATLYQEEPDLLLLDMMMPVVSGLDILRVVRADPKFSHLPVLVLTASDDRQLRKAALEAGATDFLLKPIDPEDLIPRVRNSLVLKQYQDSLEQQVRQRTRELEESRVEVVHCLARAAEHRDEDTGNHVLRVGKYVGLISRTLGIDDATAQLYELAAILHDVGKIGISDSILRKPGKYTAEEFSMMQEHCALGQAICDPTASVGDSHQDVRTKLPLVKRTVSPLLTTASVIASTHHEKWDGSGYPWGLKGEEIPLAGRITAVADVFDALCSKRSYKEAFPLDKCFGILEEGRGKHFDPVVLDAFFAAKEQILFVHHTFGEA; the protein is encoded by the coding sequence ATGACAATGGCAACCATGGATCATCAGAGTCCGTGCAGACTCGTTGAAGCAATCAATGCGAACATCATGGTCGTTGATGACGTGTCCATGAACATCAGTGTCGTCTGCGCTCATCTGCGCGGCGAGGGTTATGAGCGGTTTATAAAAGTCTGTGATCCTAGTCAGGCAATCGCGACGCTCTATCAAGAGGAGCCGGACTTGCTGTTGCTTGACATGATGATGCCGGTCGTAAGCGGGCTGGATATTCTGCGCGTCGTGCGAGCGGATCCGAAGTTTTCACATCTCCCGGTTCTTGTCTTAACTGCTAGCGACGATCGGCAGCTCCGAAAGGCAGCGCTCGAGGCCGGTGCAACGGACTTTCTGTTGAAACCGATTGATCCCGAAGATTTGATTCCGAGAGTCCGTAATTCGTTGGTGTTGAAACAGTATCAAGACTCGCTGGAACAACAGGTCCGGCAACGGACACGTGAATTGGAAGAGTCGCGAGTCGAGGTCGTTCATTGTCTCGCCCGCGCTGCCGAGCATCGCGATGAAGACACGGGTAATCATGTGCTTCGAGTTGGCAAGTACGTTGGATTGATTTCTCGAACACTTGGGATCGATGACGCGACGGCGCAGCTCTATGAACTTGCTGCGATTTTGCACGACGTTGGAAAGATCGGCATTTCCGATTCGATCTTGCGAAAGCCAGGCAAGTACACTGCCGAAGAATTCAGCATGATGCAAGAGCACTGTGCACTAGGTCAAGCAATCTGTGATCCCACGGCATCGGTTGGCGACTCGCATCAAGATGTAAGAACGAAGTTGCCTCTGGTTAAAAGAACGGTTTCACCGCTGTTGACGACCGCAAGTGTGATCGCATCCACGCACCACGAGAAATGGGACGGCAGTGGCTATCCTTGGGGGTTGAAGGGCGAAGAAATTCCGCTGGCTGGTCGCATCACTGCGGTGGCGGATGTCTTTGATGCCCTCTGCAGTAAGCGGTCCTATAAAGAAGCCTTTCCGTTGGACAAGTGTTTTGGAATTCTTGAAGAAGGACGTGGTAAGCACTTTGACCCGGTCGTCCTTGATGCGTTTTTCGCAGCCAAGGAACAAATTCTGTTTGTTCACCACACCTTTGGCGAAGCGTAG